One window of Chryseobacterium indologenes genomic DNA carries:
- a CDS encoding choice-of-anchor I family protein → MINNYLLKGSVIAAFFFQSGLFAQTLIHYWNFNNNTSAATITTPSSTMVNGSLTAIAGGTSVIDFAGGTGQNFSDENLNARNGDASGTHLRFNNPIGGGLQFNLPTTGYNNVIVKFTTRKSGQGAGTQTWSYSTDGTNFVQFQTVTPQDGNPQLVTLDFSAIQGVNNNPNFKLKVEFSATGGGTGGNNRFDNFTVDATPAGGADTTPPTVAYLPAHNTNNASTSVNPTLTFNENVRLTDNSAINNSNAQNLIELRLGNAAGTPIPFTTTFSNNTITVIPTSGLVPGQTYYVALKPNMVEDFSDNGITAVTSSTFTTAGTTISLEKNFIKVNENAGNLAFKININNPSTAAVNLVVKPAPFSTADANDFTLANQTINITPSTTSYTVNIPIIDDTVAEQQAEYFVVSLENPAGATISGDNSATVYIVDNDKPAPVPSHQIQLNYLGSFDPSGNNSSSTEIVVHDASTQRLFTISSITDVFDIIDFSNPAIPSVVKTVNMTPYGGITSIAVKNGIIATASPNTDPQQNGSVVFFDINGNFLKQVTVGALPDMITFSPDGTKVVTANEGEPNDAYTVDPEGTISIIDISGGIGNLTQSNVTTLNFNSFESQLAALTATGLRKVRTNNTLSQDLEPEYVTISSDSQKAWVTLQENNAVAEINLATKTITGIWGLGKKDMSLPGNGFDASDNNGEVLIANWPVKAYYVPDAVQNYKVGNTHYIVTANEGDEKDLTGYSERTTVGANSYTLDPVLFPNSSILKASYNLGRFRVSSATGNTDGDAEFEEMAALGARSFSIFNADTKQIVYDSGDQFERYISTYHPLIFNADNESNGAKNRSRAKGPEPEGVALGNINGQTYAFITLERTGGVMVYNITDPNNPTFTDYKHSRSTSAYGGDNGPEGIIYIAPENTTTNKGYVIIANEISGTLSMYEVAAPATLGTGEIKTEQATFNVFPNPVNKGNTLYFNRKQDYELYDMSGKLIGKEKNALTISTSNLSTGVYLVKTSEGQIKRIIVK, encoded by the coding sequence ATGATCAACAACTACCTATTAAAAGGGTCTGTGATTGCCGCATTCTTTTTTCAGAGCGGTCTTTTCGCACAGACACTGATTCATTACTGGAATTTTAACAACAATACATCTGCTGCCACCATCACTACACCATCTTCTACTATGGTGAATGGCTCTCTTACGGCAATAGCAGGAGGTACAAGTGTAATAGATTTTGCTGGGGGTACCGGGCAGAATTTTAGCGATGAAAACTTAAATGCCAGAAATGGGGATGCATCCGGAACTCATTTAAGGTTCAATAATCCAATTGGAGGAGGATTACAGTTTAATCTGCCAACCACAGGATACAACAATGTCATTGTTAAGTTTACCACCAGAAAATCCGGACAGGGAGCCGGTACTCAGACATGGTCTTATTCAACTGATGGAACTAATTTTGTGCAGTTTCAGACTGTAACTCCACAGGATGGCAATCCTCAACTTGTTACTCTTGATTTTTCTGCCATTCAGGGAGTCAATAATAACCCCAATTTTAAATTAAAGGTTGAATTCTCCGCAACAGGAGGTGGAACCGGAGGCAATAACCGCTTCGACAATTTCACAGTAGATGCAACTCCTGCCGGAGGGGCAGACACCACTCCACCAACCGTTGCTTATCTTCCTGCTCATAATACCAATAACGCTTCAACAAGTGTAAATCCTACATTGACTTTTAATGAAAATGTGAGATTAACAGATAATTCTGCAATCAATAATTCTAACGCTCAAAATCTTATAGAGCTTCGTCTTGGAAATGCTGCAGGAACACCAATTCCTTTTACGACGACTTTCAGCAACAATACCATCACGGTGATCCCAACATCAGGATTGGTACCGGGACAAACTTATTATGTTGCACTTAAACCCAATATGGTAGAAGATTTCAGTGATAATGGGATTACTGCCGTTACATCCAGTACTTTCACTACAGCCGGAACAACAATTTCTCTGGAAAAAAATTTCATTAAAGTCAATGAAAATGCAGGAAACCTTGCATTTAAAATCAATATCAACAATCCTTCAACAGCTGCGGTAAATCTTGTAGTAAAACCGGCACCGTTCAGTACGGCTGATGCTAACGATTTTACTTTAGCCAATCAGACTATTAATATTACTCCATCTACAACGAGTTATACGGTTAACATTCCGATTATTGATGACACAGTGGCAGAACAACAGGCGGAATATTTTGTGGTAAGCCTTGAAAATCCTGCCGGAGCAACTATTTCAGGAGACAATTCCGCAACGGTTTATATTGTAGATAATGATAAACCGGCACCTGTTCCCTCCCATCAGATCCAATTAAATTATCTTGGAAGTTTTGATCCTTCAGGAAATAATAGCAGTTCTACGGAAATTGTAGTTCATGATGCATCAACACAACGTTTATTCACAATAAGCTCCATTACGGATGTTTTTGATATTATCGATTTCAGTAATCCGGCAATACCTTCGGTTGTAAAAACAGTCAATATGACTCCTTATGGCGGTATCACAAGTATTGCCGTAAAAAACGGAATCATCGCAACTGCTTCTCCGAATACTGATCCTCAGCAAAACGGTTCTGTAGTATTTTTCGATATTAACGGAAACTTCCTGAAGCAGGTTACTGTAGGAGCTTTACCGGATATGATCACCTTCTCGCCTGACGGAACAAAAGTGGTTACAGCCAACGAAGGAGAACCTAATGATGCTTACACTGTAGATCCTGAAGGAACAATCAGTATCATTGACATTTCCGGCGGTATCGGAAATCTTACACAAAGTAATGTAACGACTCTCAATTTCAACAGTTTTGAGTCTCAGCTTGCTGCATTAACCGCTACAGGTTTAAGAAAAGTAAGAACCAACAATACGCTTTCTCAGGATCTGGAACCTGAATATGTTACCATCAGTTCTGACAGTCAGAAAGCATGGGTAACGCTTCAGGAGAATAATGCTGTTGCTGAAATTAATCTGGCAACGAAAACCATCACAGGAATCTGGGGATTAGGTAAAAAAGATATGAGCCTTCCGGGTAATGGTTTTGATGCTTCGGACAATAATGGAGAGGTTTTAATTGCCAATTGGCCTGTAAAAGCCTACTATGTTCCGGATGCCGTACAGAATTATAAGGTAGGAAATACCCATTATATTGTAACCGCCAACGAAGGAGATGAAAAAGATCTTACAGGATACAGTGAAAGAACGACTGTGGGGGCAAACAGCTATACTTTAGATCCTGTACTTTTCCCGAATTCAAGTATTTTAAAGGCTTCTTATAATCTGGGAAGATTCAGGGTTTCATCTGCTACTGGAAATACAGACGGCGATGCAGAATTTGAAGAAATGGCTGCTTTAGGAGCCCGTTCATTCTCTATTTTCAATGCTGATACCAAACAGATCGTGTACGACAGCGGAGATCAGTTTGAAAGATATATTTCAACATACCATCCTTTGATTTTCAATGCGGATAATGAATCCAACGGAGCTAAAAACAGAAGCCGTGCAAAAGGCCCTGAACCGGAAGGTGTGGCATTAGGAAATATCAACGGGCAGACGTATGCTTTCATCACATTAGAAAGAACCGGAGGGGTTATGGTATATAATATCACAGATCCTAACAACCCTACTTTCACAGACTATAAACACTCCCGTTCCACTTCTGCATATGGAGGAGATAACGGTCCTGAAGGAATTATCTACATTGCTCCTGAAAATACAACCACCAATAAAGGGTATGTGATTATCGCCAACGAGATCAGCGGAACTTTATCCATGTATGAAGTGGCAGCGCCGGCTACACTTGGAACAGGTGAGATAAAAACTGAACAGGCAACCTTCAACGTATTCCCAAATCCTGTCAACAAAGGAAATACCCTTTATTTTAACAGAAAACAGGATTACGAATTATATGATATGTCCGGAAAATTAATTGGAAAGGAAAAGAATGCCTTAACCATAAGCACATCCAATCTTTCTACTGGTGTTTATCTTGTAAAAACTTCAGAAGGACAGATCAAAAGAATCATTGTAAAGTAA
- a CDS encoding DUF3060 domain-containing protein, protein MKNIKTAGILALLLLGTGTAFSQSRKTESTKGVEKTDNDKTIQVEGVGHKLNYTLNGGVAEVEGGDNTVMIKGSAKKIAVSGTGNKVYIDKVDKVTIEGGGNVVYYRTAGTKSGKPDVSLTGVGNKVVKQ, encoded by the coding sequence ATGAAAAATATTAAGACAGCAGGAATTCTGGCTCTCCTGTTACTGGGAACAGGTACTGCCTTTTCACAATCCAGAAAAACAGAATCTACAAAAGGGGTAGAGAAAACAGACAATGATAAAACCATACAGGTAGAAGGTGTAGGCCATAAACTCAATTATACCCTCAATGGAGGAGTTGCTGAGGTGGAAGGTGGTGATAACACAGTAATGATCAAAGGAAGCGCCAAAAAGATCGCTGTTTCCGGAACCGGCAATAAAGTATACATTGATAAAGTAGATAAAGTAACGATAGAAGGTGGCGGCAATGTAGTCTACTATCGGACTGCCGGAACAAAATCTGGAAAACCCGATGTTTCTCTTACGGGAGTGGGAAATAAAGTTGTAAAGCAATAA
- a CDS encoding NifU family protein: METNITHEDTVTRVMEALESIRPFLNKDGGDIELIDVKDNQVFVKLLGNCSGCSLNFSTLKLGVENTIKQHAPEIEKVINVE; this comes from the coding sequence ATGGAAACAAACATAACGCACGAAGATACAGTAACAAGAGTAATGGAAGCTCTGGAAAGCATCAGACCGTTTTTGAATAAAGACGGTGGTGATATTGAGCTTATTGATGTGAAAGATAATCAGGTGTTTGTGAAACTTTTGGGTAACTGTTCCGGATGTTCGTTGAATTTTTCAACCCTGAAACTAGGTGTTGAAAATACCATCAAACAACATGCGCCGGAAATCGAAAAGGTAATCAACGTAGAGTAA
- a CDS encoding Mrp/NBP35 family ATP-binding protein codes for MLTKEKVQDFLKEIEVDDLVNNLQIMGDDVYIDMTAHSPAMHEKKKLEAAMKQAFASEFGENVHLKLKIVSPEPSEIQQSQIKGKQIPGIQNIIAIASGKGGVGKSTVSANMAVTLAKMGFKVGLLDADIYGPSVPTMFDTEGEKPISVEVNGKSMMKPIENYGVKMLSIGYFSGANQAVVWRGPMASKALNQMIRDAAWGELDFLLIDLPPGTGDIHLSIIQEVPVTGAVIVSTPQHVALADVRKGIAMFQMESINIPVLGLIENMAYFTPEELPENKYYIFGNQGAQYLAEDLGIPVLGEIPLIQSIREAGDVGRPAALQEGSKIADIYTETARKMVESLVERNKSLPPTEAVKISTMAGCSPKAK; via the coding sequence ATGTTGACGAAAGAAAAGGTTCAGGATTTCCTTAAAGAAATAGAAGTAGACGATTTGGTGAATAATCTTCAGATTATGGGTGATGATGTTTATATTGACATGACTGCTCATTCGCCTGCAATGCACGAAAAGAAAAAACTGGAGGCTGCCATGAAACAGGCTTTTGCCAGTGAGTTTGGAGAAAACGTTCATTTAAAACTTAAAATCGTTTCTCCGGAGCCTAGTGAAATTCAGCAAAGTCAGATCAAAGGAAAACAAATTCCGGGAATTCAAAATATTATCGCTATTGCTTCCGGTAAAGGAGGAGTAGGAAAATCTACAGTTTCTGCAAATATGGCAGTAACGTTAGCTAAAATGGGCTTTAAAGTAGGATTATTAGATGCTGATATCTACGGTCCTTCAGTTCCTACCATGTTTGATACAGAAGGTGAAAAACCAATCTCTGTAGAAGTAAATGGAAAGAGCATGATGAAACCTATTGAAAATTATGGGGTAAAAATGCTTTCAATCGGATATTTCTCAGGAGCTAATCAGGCAGTAGTATGGAGAGGGCCAATGGCTTCAAAAGCACTAAACCAGATGATTAGAGATGCTGCATGGGGAGAATTGGATTTCTTACTGATAGACCTTCCTCCGGGAACAGGTGACATTCACTTGTCAATTATCCAGGAAGTACCGGTAACGGGTGCGGTGATCGTAAGTACCCCTCAGCATGTTGCACTGGCAGACGTAAGAAAAGGGATTGCTATGTTCCAGATGGAAAGTATCAATATTCCTGTTCTTGGATTGATAGAAAATATGGCGTATTTTACACCGGAAGAGCTTCCTGAAAATAAATATTATATCTTTGGAAACCAGGGAGCACAATATTTAGCTGAAGATCTTGGAATTCCTGTATTGGGAGAGATTCCATTGATCCAAAGCATCAGAGAGGCAGGAGATGTAGGAAGACCGGCTGCGCTTCAGGAAGGATCTAAAATTGCAGATATTTACACAGAAACTGCCAGAAAAATGGTGGAAAGCTTAGTGGAAAGAAATAAAAGTCTTCCTCCTACTGAAGCAGTAAAGATTTCAACAATGGCAGGATGCTCACCAAAAGCAAAATAA
- a CDS encoding outer membrane beta-barrel family protein produces MKLRQNKNEKHSYENYWIEGTDGLKSNDNRRDFGDGLGANFSLDYQLGKKSNIGFIYDLGFGHSNMDITNTSNYFQNGNYTNTLLTYAEHRATGRQHTASAYYDLKFGKQDNKLSITGNYFSNTPETTIDFTTTESSGDRFVVKSPSMVDYKIYSGQADLTLPYQFAKTEAGMKFTNFDNNSNIFYQNLTNGDYITDPLKSNEFEYNEKNYAAYISFEKSFNEKWSAKAGLRYEYSVVNGNSLTSGQQNENSYGKFFPTAYISYKSNENHTFNLNYSKRINRPGFRAINPYRWYININSYFTGNPFLKPSINHNFELSYVYKGKLSASAYFQRSVDAFGQLANLKGENRVSTFENYYNQNSMGVSLNYSDTFFKKWEANYSANYSYMNTDVFATDALARKGNSYDFDFQNNISLNSGKTIQLILNYWFRLPSNSGNSYMKFAGNFTSGLKLSLMERSFQLNVFVSDILKQGKSLGEIYYTTGTHSYNNYYDARRLTVSATYTFGNKKVKGTDRNVRFDEKNRAN; encoded by the coding sequence TTGAAGTTAAGACAAAATAAGAATGAAAAACACTCTTACGAAAACTATTGGATAGAAGGTACAGATGGTCTTAAAAGTAATGATAACAGAAGAGATTTTGGAGATGGACTTGGAGCAAATTTCAGTCTGGATTATCAGCTGGGTAAAAAGTCCAATATCGGATTTATTTATGATTTAGGATTTGGACATTCTAATATGGATATAACGAATACCTCCAACTATTTCCAGAATGGTAATTATACCAATACATTGCTTACCTATGCAGAACACAGAGCGACCGGCAGGCAACATACTGCTAGTGCTTACTATGATCTTAAATTCGGAAAACAGGACAATAAACTGAGTATAACAGGAAATTATTTTTCCAATACACCGGAAACCACCATTGATTTTACTACTACAGAAAGCTCGGGAGACCGGTTTGTTGTAAAGTCGCCATCTATGGTAGATTATAAAATTTATTCCGGGCAGGCAGATCTTACATTGCCTTATCAGTTTGCAAAGACAGAAGCTGGGATGAAATTCACCAATTTTGATAATAATTCTAATATTTTCTATCAGAATTTAACAAATGGAGATTATATCACAGATCCGCTGAAAAGCAATGAGTTTGAGTATAATGAGAAAAATTATGCGGCTTATATCAGTTTTGAAAAGTCTTTCAATGAAAAATGGTCGGCAAAAGCAGGGCTGCGTTATGAATATTCTGTAGTCAATGGGAATTCATTAACTTCAGGTCAGCAGAACGAAAATTCTTACGGAAAATTTTTTCCTACAGCCTATATCAGTTATAAAAGTAATGAGAATCATACATTCAACCTGAATTACTCCAAAAGGATCAACAGACCAGGATTCCGTGCGATCAATCCATACCGCTGGTATATCAATATCAATTCCTATTTTACCGGAAATCCTTTCCTGAAACCTTCTATTAATCATAATTTTGAACTTTCTTATGTTTATAAAGGAAAACTATCAGCATCAGCTTATTTTCAGAGATCAGTGGATGCATTTGGCCAGCTCGCTAATCTGAAAGGTGAAAACAGAGTGAGTACTTTTGAAAATTACTACAATCAGAATAGTATGGGTGTTTCGCTTAATTATTCAGATACTTTTTTCAAAAAATGGGAAGCGAATTACTCTGCCAATTATTCTTATATGAATACGGATGTTTTTGCAACGGATGCCCTTGCCAGAAAAGGAAACAGCTATGATTTCGATTTTCAGAATAATATATCACTCAATTCAGGCAAAACAATACAGCTGATCCTGAATTATTGGTTCCGTCTGCCTTCCAATTCAGGAAATTCATACATGAAATTTGCCGGTAATTTTACATCAGGCCTGAAATTAAGCCTTATGGAAAGAAGTTTTCAGCTGAATGTGTTTGTTTCTGATATTTTGAAGCAAGGGAAAAGCCTGGGTGAAATTTATTATACCACCGGAACTCATTCGTACAATAACTATTATGACGCCAGAAGGCTTACGGTATCTGCAACGTATACTTTTGGAAATAAAAAAGTAAAAGGAACAGACCGTAATGTAAGGTTTGATGAGAAAAACAGAGCGAACTGA
- a CDS encoding TonB-dependent receptor: protein MKKTLLAVIVLLPAATFAQTVTGKISQTGNGVPYVEVIATKDQKKQTAISDEKGNYSLKLSENGTYNIKLIQDGIEVSNKELMVNGEVKHDFFIEKKKEKQIEGVTLTARKKLIERKADRLVFNVSNSVASQGMDGADALATTPLVKVDDNTGVSIVGKSGVAVMINDRILNLSDAELVTYLKSLRSENIEKIEVITSPPAKYEAQGNSGLINIVLKKNQNLGWSGSLTSSLQ from the coding sequence ATGAAGAAGACATTACTTGCTGTAATTGTGCTGCTGCCGGCAGCTACATTTGCCCAGACGGTAACAGGGAAGATCTCCCAAACCGGAAATGGGGTTCCTTACGTTGAGGTGATTGCCACAAAAGATCAGAAAAAACAGACTGCCATTTCAGACGAAAAAGGAAACTATTCACTGAAGCTTTCAGAAAATGGCACCTACAATATTAAGCTTATCCAGGATGGTATAGAAGTATCCAATAAAGAACTGATGGTAAATGGTGAGGTAAAGCACGATTTTTTTATTGAAAAAAAGAAAGAGAAACAGATCGAAGGAGTTACACTTACTGCCAGAAAAAAACTGATTGAGAGAAAAGCGGACAGATTGGTTTTCAATGTTTCCAATTCCGTGGCTTCACAAGGAATGGATGGAGCGGATGCTCTGGCAACAACACCATTGGTAAAAGTAGATGACAATACCGGAGTCTCAATTGTCGGGAAAAGTGGGGTAGCAGTAATGATTAATGACAGGATTCTGAATTTGTCAGATGCTGAACTGGTTACTTACCTTAAAAGTCTGCGATCTGAGAATATAGAAAAAATTGAAGTCATCACCTCACCTCCTGCCAAGTACGAAGCACAGGGAAACAGCGGTCTGATCAATATTGTTTTAAAGAAAAATCAGAACCTGGGGTGGAGCGGAAGTTTGACTTCCAGTCTTCAGTAG
- a CDS encoding GH92 family glycosyl hydrolase, translated as MKKGLIAFSLFITQIISAQNYSQYVNPFIGTGGHGHTFPGAIVPFGMVQLSPDTRIDGSWDGCSGYHYSDSVIYGFSHTHLNGTGVSDYGDIMLMPTMGNPSLNSKDYSSKFSHKNEKAAAGYYAVKLDKHNIGVRLTTTKRVGYHEYTFNNAGNANIILDLNHRDKLLEGEVKIIDDKTIEVFRRSEAWAANQYIYARIEFSKPMKISKKEVNGKQENNLFTGTKLALAFSANVKKGEKINVKVSVSPTGYEGAGKNMLAEGQSKDFDAVRKQAESDWDKELSKIEVKSDDKNKLTVFYTALYHVFTQPNINMDVDGRYRGRDNKLYTANGFDYYTVFSLWDTFRGAHPLMTLIDRKRTADFINTFIKQYEQGGKLPVWELASNETECMIGYHSVSVIADAMAKGIKGFDYEKAFQAAKGSAMQDIFGLNAYKQNNYISIDDEHESVSKTVEYAYDDWCIAQMAKILGKKEDYQYFMKRSQNWKNLYNPKTGFMQPRKNGNWYEPFDPREVNNNYTEGNSWHYSYSVQQDIPGLIAAHGGKEKFEQFIDAIFTAPDKTTGREQVDITGLMGQYAQGNEPSHHIAYLYNFVDKPEKTDAKIKYILDNFYKNTPDGLIGNEDCGQMSAWYILSSMGIYSVTPGLPEWETTTPYFDEIKLHLEDGTTKTITKNTGRAELKKLGFENVKPVKDFKYEEQTASPVIAADRIFDFSTKVEITPLNPNDKVYYMTMDESDSNKRKTFSAYKGPFSITKTTQVMAYAERNGEKSSVTTANFNRRPNYWDINILSKVTPQYSATGKLALIDGIRGDVNWRKGEWHGYQGQNFEAVIDFKSPQQIKSLSSTYLQDSTAWILMPKKVEYYASMNGKDFILLKTVDNDIDPKDEKVQIKDFSTEILPTEARYIKVKAYYFGKLPEWHQGAGGDAYIFLDEISAR; from the coding sequence ATGAAAAAAGGGCTTATAGCATTTTCTTTATTTATTACTCAGATCATTTCTGCACAGAATTACTCCCAATATGTGAATCCTTTTATAGGAACCGGAGGCCATGGCCACACTTTTCCCGGAGCAATTGTTCCGTTCGGGATGGTGCAGCTTTCTCCGGACACCAGAATTGACGGAAGCTGGGACGGATGCAGCGGATACCATTATTCGGATTCCGTGATCTATGGATTTTCTCATACGCATCTGAACGGAACAGGAGTTTCAGACTATGGAGACATTATGCTGATGCCTACGATGGGAAACCCAAGCCTGAACAGTAAAGATTATTCCTCAAAGTTTTCGCATAAAAATGAAAAGGCGGCTGCCGGATATTATGCGGTAAAATTAGATAAACATAATATTGGAGTACGTCTGACAACGACAAAAAGAGTCGGTTATCATGAATACACCTTCAATAATGCAGGTAATGCCAATATTATTCTGGACCTCAACCACAGGGATAAACTTCTGGAAGGAGAAGTAAAGATCATTGATGATAAAACCATTGAAGTTTTCAGAAGAAGTGAAGCCTGGGCCGCCAACCAGTACATCTATGCAAGAATTGAGTTTTCAAAGCCTATGAAAATTTCAAAAAAAGAGGTGAACGGAAAACAGGAAAACAATCTTTTTACCGGAACAAAGCTTGCTCTGGCATTTTCAGCCAATGTTAAAAAAGGAGAAAAGATCAATGTAAAAGTGTCTGTTTCTCCTACCGGTTATGAAGGAGCAGGAAAAAATATGCTGGCGGAAGGACAATCAAAGGATTTTGATGCTGTAAGAAAGCAGGCAGAATCTGATTGGGATAAAGAACTTTCAAAAATTGAAGTAAAATCTGATGATAAAAATAAATTAACCGTTTTTTATACTGCTCTTTACCATGTTTTCACACAGCCTAACATCAATATGGATGTTGACGGAAGATACAGAGGCAGGGATAACAAACTCTACACGGCAAATGGCTTTGATTATTACACCGTCTTTTCACTTTGGGATACCTTCAGAGGTGCTCATCCGTTAATGACTTTAATTGACAGAAAAAGAACTGCAGATTTTATCAACACCTTCATCAAGCAATACGAACAGGGCGGAAAACTTCCGGTATGGGAACTGGCTTCCAATGAAACAGAATGTATGATTGGTTACCACTCCGTTTCTGTGATTGCAGATGCTATGGCTAAAGGAATTAAGGGGTTTGATTATGAAAAGGCTTTTCAGGCTGCGAAAGGTTCGGCAATGCAGGATATTTTCGGATTGAATGCTTACAAACAGAATAATTATATCAGTATTGATGATGAACATGAAAGTGTTTCCAAAACGGTAGAATATGCTTATGATGATTGGTGCATTGCCCAAATGGCAAAAATTTTAGGCAAGAAAGAAGATTATCAGTATTTCATGAAACGTTCTCAGAACTGGAAAAATCTTTACAATCCTAAAACCGGGTTTATGCAGCCAAGAAAGAATGGAAACTGGTATGAACCATTTGATCCGAGAGAAGTGAACAACAATTATACGGAAGGAAATTCGTGGCATTATTCTTATTCTGTACAACAGGATATTCCCGGACTTATTGCTGCGCATGGTGGAAAAGAAAAATTTGAACAGTTTATTGATGCCATCTTCACCGCTCCTGATAAAACAACGGGAAGAGAACAGGTAGATATCACAGGATTGATGGGACAATATGCTCAGGGAAATGAGCCAAGCCACCACATTGCTTATCTGTACAATTTTGTAGACAAACCTGAAAAAACAGATGCCAAAATAAAATATATCCTTGATAATTTCTATAAAAATACACCTGACGGCCTGATCGGAAATGAAGACTGCGGCCAGATGAGTGCATGGTATATTCTAAGTTCTATGGGAATTTATTCTGTAACTCCAGGATTACCGGAATGGGAAACCACAACACCTTATTTTGATGAAATCAAGCTTCATCTGGAAGATGGTACGACAAAAACAATTACTAAAAACACCGGCAGAGCAGAGCTTAAAAAACTTGGTTTTGAAAATGTGAAACCCGTTAAGGATTTTAAATATGAGGAACAAACGGCTTCACCCGTAATCGCAGCTGACAGAATCTTTGATTTTTCTACCAAAGTTGAGATCACTCCGCTGAATCCCAATGACAAGGTATATTATATGACCATGGATGAAAGCGACAGTAATAAAAGAAAGACTTTCTCTGCTTACAAAGGACCATTCTCTATCACAAAAACTACCCAGGTAATGGCTTATGCTGAAAGAAACGGAGAAAAAAGTTCTGTAACTACAGCCAATTTCAACAGAAGACCTAATTACTGGGATATTAATATCCTGTCTAAAGTTACTCCACAATACAGCGCTACCGGGAAACTGGCTCTTATCGACGGAATCAGAGGTGATGTCAACTGGAGAAAAGGTGAATGGCATGGCTATCAGGGACAGAATTTTGAAGCAGTCATTGATTTCAAATCTCCTCAGCAAATCAAATCATTATCTTCCACCTATCTTCAGGACAGCACAGCATGGATTCTGATGCCTAAAAAAGTAGAATATTACGCTTCCATGAACGGGAAAGATTTTATCCTTCTGAAAACCGTTGATAATGACATTGATCCTAAGGATGAAAAGGTACAGATCAAAGATTTTTCTACTGAAATTCTTCCTACCGAAGCCCGATACATCAAAGTAAAAGCATACTATTTTGGAAAACTGCCGGAATGGCACCAGGGAGCAGGAGGAGATGCTTATATTTTCCTTGATGAGATTTCTGCGAGATAA
- a CDS encoding phytanoyl-CoA dioxygenase family protein encodes MSLHNLENHKSHIQEYGFAVINNVFSQKELEEINHVLQNIDTSKENFRKSEDLFAIRQFLKEVPEIKELIFNENIQKVVKEIFGEKYFVVKSIYFDKPETSNWYVAYHQDLTISVDKKLDLPDFGPWTTKKNQFAVQPPLDILENIYTIRIHLDDTDENNGALKVIPKSHAKGTYRPETIDWTIETEEICNVEKGGIMLMKPLTLHGSNRTTNGKKRRVIHIEFSDRELPEVLQWSERMN; translated from the coding sequence ATGAGTTTACATAACTTAGAAAATCATAAAAGCCATATTCAAGAATATGGCTTTGCTGTTATCAATAATGTTTTTTCACAGAAGGAACTTGAAGAAATAAATCACGTTCTTCAAAATATAGACACTTCAAAAGAGAATTTCAGAAAATCTGAAGACCTGTTTGCGATTAGGCAGTTTTTAAAAGAGGTCCCGGAAATCAAAGAACTTATTTTCAATGAAAACATTCAGAAAGTGGTTAAGGAAATCTTCGGAGAAAAATATTTTGTGGTAAAAAGTATTTATTTTGACAAGCCTGAAACTTCCAATTGGTATGTAGCCTATCATCAGGATCTGACTATTTCTGTTGATAAAAAGCTGGATCTGCCTGATTTCGGTCCATGGACAACTAAAAAGAATCAGTTTGCAGTACAGCCACCGCTGGATATTCTGGAAAATATATATACGATCAGAATCCATCTGGATGATACCGATGAAAATAACGGAGCTTTGAAAGTAATCCCAAAATCTCATGCAAAAGGCACTTACAGGCCGGAAACCATCGACTGGACAATTGAGACAGAAGAAATCTGTAACGTTGAAAAAGGTGGAATTATGTTGATGAAACCTTTAACGCTTCACGGCTCAAACCGGACAACCAACGGAAAGAAAAGGAGAGTGATCCACATAGAATTTTCTGATAGGGAACTTCCGGAAGTCCTGCAATGGTCAGAAAGAATGAATTAA